One region of Ahniella affigens genomic DNA includes:
- the ptuB gene encoding retron Ec78 anti-phage system effector HNH endonuclease PtuB: MHKLNRGPAPACLRHYQADIHQWSKGVPTCAEKSDIWACLDVMQRGRCAYCEAELAHTDKHIEHFRQRSRYPAGTFDWSNLFGSCNRSDSCGRHKDSCGQYNHADLVKPDQDDPDDYFVFVSDGTIAPRKGLSPSDSVRAHETLRVMNLDAAHGALRHMRRQAAIGYLQTAEEFQQFANAFDESEWRSMLDEELAAIANLPFVTTIRHALLGIRPS, translated from the coding sequence ATGCACAAGTTGAATCGTGGCCCGGCTCCAGCTTGCCTACGGCATTACCAAGCTGACATTCACCAATGGAGCAAGGGCGTGCCCACCTGCGCCGAGAAATCTGACATCTGGGCCTGTCTTGATGTCATGCAACGCGGGCGATGCGCCTATTGCGAAGCGGAGCTAGCACATACCGACAAGCACATCGAGCATTTCCGGCAGCGATCGCGCTACCCCGCAGGCACATTCGACTGGAGCAACTTGTTCGGGTCGTGCAACCGGAGCGACAGTTGCGGAAGGCACAAGGACTCCTGTGGTCAGTACAACCATGCCGACTTAGTCAAGCCCGACCAAGATGACCCTGATGACTACTTTGTTTTCGTAAGCGATGGCACCATTGCACCGAGAAAAGGACTCTCGCCCAGTGATAGCGTGCGGGCTCACGAGACCCTCCGGGTCATGAATCTGGATGCTGCGCATGGCGCGTTGCGACACATGCGGCGTCAGGCTGCAATCGGGTATCTGCAGACTGCTGAGGAATTTCAACAGTTTGCGAACGCGTTTGATGAATCCGAATGGCGGTCGATGCTTGATGAAGAGCTAGCGGCCATTGCCAACTTGCCTTTCGTGACGACTATCCGACACGCCTTGCTTGGGATCCGTCCGTCCTGA
- a CDS encoding carboxypeptidase regulatory-like domain-containing protein — protein sequence MTAYGEYKDFEPMTSWSTLVFEFLTSAVLWGTLVTILVIRLRNALDPGWRRKFVSVGLAWVALHTGIAWYLLVLPTSGTIVESTTGQPISGVRVDNYWHTYPIGIFVTACSGRQARVTDAGGHFSFPFVPVTSLLMGTFYRSVMPKVEGRLKTARNSFIPYPLRGEIPIFAFDSKADGATQSFARGCDVLLGPSVKNGKLPGQRSALSFLFSEACVEKRAHTRTDRYLLELISESNLVRSPPSVRLQELYMQLLGGARGPCVGGGGRCVLAASEQEANSVCDQIAPQVGAPGELLVR from the coding sequence ATGACGGCGTATGGCGAATATAAGGATTTTGAGCCGATGACATCTTGGTCAACATTGGTCTTCGAGTTCCTGACGAGCGCGGTGCTTTGGGGAACTCTTGTCACGATATTGGTGATTCGGCTGAGGAATGCGCTTGATCCGGGTTGGCGACGGAAGTTTGTTTCCGTGGGCTTGGCGTGGGTGGCTCTTCACACGGGAATTGCTTGGTACCTGCTCGTGCTGCCAACTTCTGGAACCATCGTTGAGTCGACTACCGGTCAGCCGATCAGCGGCGTGAGAGTGGACAATTACTGGCACACCTATCCAATTGGTATCTTTGTGACGGCCTGCAGCGGCAGGCAAGCCCGAGTCACGGATGCCGGAGGCCATTTCTCGTTTCCGTTTGTTCCGGTCACCTCGCTGTTGATGGGGACGTTCTATCGAAGCGTGATGCCCAAGGTTGAAGGTCGGCTCAAGACTGCTCGGAATAGTTTCATTCCTTATCCGCTTCGAGGTGAGATTCCAATCTTTGCTTTTGACTCCAAGGCTGATGGGGCGACCCAGTCATTTGCCCGAGGGTGTGACGTGCTACTTGGGCCGAGCGTGAAGAATGGGAAGCTTCCGGGCCAAAGAAGCGCGCTTTCGTTTCTGTTTTCGGAGGCTTGTGTCGAAAAGCGCGCCCACACTAGAACCGATCGCTATCTCTTGGAGTTGATTTCAGAATCCAATTTGGTTCGATCTCCGCCCTCAGTTCGGTTGCAGGAGCTTTACATGCAACTCCTTGGCGGCGCGCGCGGGCCTTGCGTCGGAGGAGGAGGTCGCTGCGTGCTGGCCGCCTCAGAGCAGGAGGCGAATTCAGTCTGCGATCAGATCGCTCCTCAAGTCGGTGCTCCTGGCGAGTTATTGGTCCGCTGA
- the fusA gene encoding elongation factor G — MTRTNSSRWRNLGIIAHIDAGKTTLTERLLWTAGAIHRTGEVHHGNSTTDYSDIERRRGITIGAAAVRLRWTPTGDTEHRFTLIDTPGHIDFAIEVERSLRVLDGAVAVFSAVDGVQPQSETVWRQADHHELPRIAVINKMDRPGANFARVVDALRTVLDARAWPMGLPLGEAEDFRGWIDLVAECTWLWQVDGAVTMQSWSALDRSQYLPKRLALIEAVAEHDDELESLYLSEASISADALRAALRRATLAGAGVPVIAASAYRNQGMQAVLDAIAHYLPSPMDRPAVRAEREQAAVWLPPNPDATTVALVFKVTPLGQTMASFVRVYSGRLSVGQSVWCARAQRVRRIGRLAAVQADRTTELDAAVAGEIVAILGWKDSPSGETLSAPEDRLQLEAIATQPPVLAWRIEALQKSDLLRLGQGLSALALQDPSFQVKQDPDTGDTVVYGMGELHLDVMVERLRQDFGVTVRTGAPQVAYQETPATAVTWAEGKIEKRNGGVGQFARVVLSIAPMPDLDVQIVDETIGGSIPKPFVASVEKGLRQALQEGPRGVPVVGLQIRIIDGEAHSVDSSDLAFQRAAFTALQHALQQSGTRLLEPVMQLQIDTPAQALGDVIGEVQKRQGQIQQIDDRGLRVDVRAHAPLAKLHGYTTSLRSLSQGRAEASMQFLRYEVARVG; from the coding sequence ATGACACGCACGAATTCTTCCCGATGGCGCAACCTGGGCATCATCGCTCATATCGACGCGGGCAAAACCACTCTGACCGAACGACTGCTGTGGACGGCAGGCGCGATTCATCGCACCGGCGAAGTGCACCATGGCAACAGCACGACCGATTACTCCGACATCGAACGCCGTCGCGGCATCACGATCGGCGCCGCCGCCGTGCGTTTGCGTTGGACGCCAACAGGCGACACTGAGCATCGCTTCACGTTGATCGACACGCCGGGCCATATCGACTTCGCGATCGAAGTCGAACGCTCGCTGCGCGTGCTCGATGGCGCCGTGGCCGTGTTCTCGGCGGTTGATGGCGTGCAACCACAATCGGAAACGGTGTGGCGCCAAGCTGACCATCATGAGCTCCCACGCATTGCCGTGATCAACAAGATGGATCGCCCGGGCGCGAACTTCGCGCGCGTGGTCGATGCGCTGCGCACGGTGCTCGATGCTCGCGCTTGGCCGATGGGCCTACCGTTGGGTGAGGCCGAGGACTTTCGCGGCTGGATTGATCTCGTCGCCGAGTGCACGTGGTTGTGGCAGGTCGATGGCGCAGTGACGATGCAATCCTGGTCGGCCCTTGACCGATCGCAGTATCTGCCGAAGCGCCTCGCCCTGATCGAAGCCGTTGCCGAACACGACGACGAACTAGAGTCGTTGTACTTAAGTGAAGCGTCGATCAGCGCCGATGCACTTCGTGCGGCGTTGCGTCGCGCGACGCTCGCTGGTGCGGGCGTGCCCGTCATCGCAGCGTCGGCCTATCGCAACCAAGGCATGCAAGCGGTGCTCGATGCCATCGCGCATTATCTGCCATCGCCCATGGATCGACCGGCCGTCCGTGCTGAGCGCGAACAGGCAGCGGTTTGGTTGCCACCGAATCCTGATGCCACCACCGTGGCGTTGGTGTTCAAGGTCACACCGCTTGGTCAGACCATGGCCAGCTTCGTGCGCGTGTACTCGGGTCGCTTGTCGGTTGGGCAGTCGGTTTGGTGCGCACGCGCACAACGAGTGCGTCGCATCGGCCGGCTGGCAGCGGTGCAGGCGGATCGAACCACGGAACTCGACGCGGCGGTCGCCGGCGAGATCGTCGCGATCCTGGGCTGGAAGGATTCGCCCAGCGGCGAAACCCTGTCGGCACCGGAAGACCGCTTGCAGCTTGAAGCAATAGCGACACAGCCGCCTGTGCTCGCATGGCGAATCGAAGCGTTGCAGAAGTCGGACTTGTTGCGACTTGGGCAAGGCCTTTCAGCGTTGGCGCTGCAAGACCCATCGTTCCAAGTCAAGCAAGACCCGGACACCGGTGACACCGTGGTCTATGGCATGGGCGAGCTCCATCTTGATGTGATGGTTGAGCGTCTCCGCCAGGACTTCGGCGTCACCGTGCGGACCGGTGCGCCGCAGGTGGCGTATCAGGAAACGCCAGCTACCGCGGTGACGTGGGCCGAAGGCAAGATCGAGAAGCGCAATGGCGGCGTAGGCCAGTTTGCTCGCGTTGTGTTGTCGATCGCGCCGATGCCCGACTTAGACGTGCAGATCGTTGATGAAACGATTGGTGGTTCGATTCCGAAGCCGTTCGTCGCGTCGGTCGAGAAGGGTTTGCGACAGGCATTGCAGGAAGGCCCGCGGGGCGTTCCAGTTGTCGGATTGCAGATCCGCATCATCGATGGCGAGGCACACTCAGTCGACTCGTCGGACCTGGCGTTTCAACGTGCCGCGTTCACCGCGCTCCAGCATGCGTTACAGCAAAGTGGCACGCGGCTGTTGGAGCCGGTCATGCAATTGCAGATCGACACGCCGGCACAGGCGTTGGGTGATGTGATTGGCGAGGTGCAAAAACGGCAAGGTCAGATACAGCAGATCGACGATCGTGGTCTGCGCGTCGATGTCCGCGCCCATGCGCCGTTAGCCAAGCTCCACGGCTACACCACCAGCTTGCGCTCTTTGAGCCAGGGCCGGGCGGAGGCCAGCATGCAGTTCTTGCGATATGAAGTGGCACGTGTTGGTTGA
- a CDS encoding hydroxymethylglutaryl-CoA lyase, with protein sequence MTETIRIVEVGPRDGLQNEATQVATATKIALIEQLIEAGHSTIELTSFVSPKWVPQMADAADVATRFRERTDLRLPVLVPNLQGLERALESGVREIAVFTAASDAFNRRNTNATIDESLNRFVPVLERAKSDGLRVRGYVSTVLGCPYQGEVPLAEVVRVSKALHRMGCYEISLGDTIGIGTPRKARGMLRAVADEVPLSALAVHFHDTRGQALANVFACVEAGVRVVDASVAGLGGCPYAQGASGNVATEDVVYALHGMGFNTGIDLSRLVAAGRFICHAIERRNGSKVALAWPS encoded by the coding sequence GTGACTGAGACTATTCGCATCGTCGAGGTTGGGCCACGCGATGGCCTGCAGAATGAGGCGACCCAGGTCGCGACGGCTACCAAGATCGCGTTGATCGAGCAGTTGATCGAAGCTGGTCACAGCACGATCGAACTGACGAGCTTTGTCAGCCCGAAGTGGGTACCGCAAATGGCGGACGCTGCCGATGTGGCCACGCGGTTTCGCGAGCGCACCGATTTGCGGCTGCCGGTGCTGGTACCCAATCTGCAAGGTCTTGAGCGCGCGCTCGAAAGCGGCGTCCGCGAGATTGCCGTGTTCACGGCAGCCTCGGATGCATTCAATCGCCGCAATACCAATGCCACGATCGATGAATCGCTGAATCGCTTTGTGCCAGTGTTGGAGCGCGCCAAGTCCGACGGCCTCCGCGTGCGTGGATACGTGTCGACGGTGCTGGGCTGTCCGTACCAGGGCGAGGTGCCGTTGGCCGAAGTCGTACGCGTCAGCAAGGCCTTGCACCGTATGGGGTGCTACGAAATTTCGCTGGGCGACACGATTGGCATCGGCACGCCACGCAAAGCGCGCGGCATGCTGCGCGCTGTGGCTGACGAAGTGCCATTGAGCGCGCTTGCGGTCCATTTTCATGACACCCGCGGCCAAGCGTTGGCCAACGTGTTTGCGTGTGTCGAGGCCGGCGTGCGTGTGGTCGATGCGTCGGTCGCGGGCTTGGGCGGCTGCCCTTACGCACAGGGCGCGAGCGGCAATGTCGCGACCGAGGATGTGGTCTACGCGTTGCACGGCATGGGCTTCAATACTGGCATCGATCTGAGCCGCTTGGTGGCGGCGGGCCGCTTCATCTGCCATGCGATCGAGCGCCGCAACGGCTCCAAGGTCGCGCTGGCCTGGCCAAGCTGA
- a CDS encoding AAA family ATPase translates to MNALNLRLKSQKDSKEWTPNDFDNALEAMSTAINRCLKPSGWGELGFSFEREEIVARHPVHGELPVGMLSDGIRSMLTLVADVAFRAVKLNPNFGPYAPTEVQGIVLIDEVDMHLHPAWQQTVLSSLQEAFPRIQFIVTTHSPQVLSTVPAASIRLLQGYIDETTGGPTSNVREFNIETQGVASSTVMAQVMSTDPIPDIEQARWLSRYQALIAQSAHESLEGAELRMKLISHFGEGHPVMLECGRLIRLEAYRARMRAKHDPVPENDQS, encoded by the coding sequence ATGAATGCGCTCAATCTTCGACTGAAATCGCAAAAAGATTCGAAGGAATGGACACCAAATGACTTCGACAATGCGCTAGAAGCCATGAGCACAGCGATCAACCGATGCCTCAAGCCCTCCGGCTGGGGTGAATTGGGCTTTAGTTTCGAGCGCGAAGAGATTGTGGCCCGGCACCCGGTTCATGGCGAGCTTCCGGTCGGCATGCTGAGTGATGGTATCCGAAGCATGCTGACGCTGGTCGCCGACGTCGCCTTCCGCGCCGTAAAGTTGAACCCAAACTTCGGTCCCTATGCGCCAACAGAGGTTCAAGGGATTGTGCTGATCGACGAGGTCGATATGCACTTACATCCTGCGTGGCAACAAACTGTGCTTTCGTCCCTGCAAGAAGCATTTCCGCGTATTCAGTTCATTGTAACCACGCATAGTCCACAAGTGCTCAGTACGGTGCCAGCTGCGTCCATTCGCTTGCTACAAGGCTACATAGATGAGACTACTGGCGGACCTACGTCAAACGTGCGCGAGTTCAATATTGAGACGCAGGGTGTGGCGAGTTCCACGGTGATGGCCCAGGTCATGAGTACCGACCCAATACCAGATATTGAGCAGGCAAGGTGGCTAAGCCGCTATCAGGCGTTAATTGCGCAGAGTGCTCATGAGTCGCTTGAGGGAGCCGAGCTTCGCATGAAACTCATCAGCCATTTTGGCGAAGGGCATCCAGTAATGCTCGAGTGCGGACGCCTGATCCGCTTGGAGGCATATCGAGCCAGGATGCGTGCCAAACACGACCCGGTTCCCGAAAACGACCAGAGCTAA
- a CDS encoding AAA family ATPase, with amino-acid sequence MDAYIRSIRFKRELVQSFRQHPFDLPWLGDFHALDLHPKVTFFVGENGSGKSTLLEAIAVAWGFNPEGGSKNFRFSTEATHSHLHEFLTLVKGVRRPKDGFFLRAESFYNVATEVASLGVGAAYGEDALHEQSHGESFMSLVTHRFRGKGLYILDEPEAALSPSRQLSLLSRLHDLVRDDSQIIIATHSPILMAYPDAWIYTLGDQGLERVQYEDTEHFRITRDFLKHPERFLRQLLEP; translated from the coding sequence ATGGACGCATATATTCGCAGCATCCGCTTCAAGCGTGAGCTGGTGCAGTCGTTTCGACAGCACCCGTTCGATCTCCCTTGGCTCGGCGATTTTCACGCGCTGGACCTGCATCCCAAAGTGACGTTCTTCGTCGGCGAGAACGGCAGTGGCAAATCAACGTTGCTGGAGGCGATTGCAGTCGCGTGGGGATTCAATCCGGAGGGTGGCAGCAAGAATTTCCGATTTTCGACCGAGGCTACTCACTCCCATCTCCATGAGTTCCTGACGCTGGTGAAGGGCGTACGCCGACCAAAGGATGGGTTCTTCCTCCGCGCCGAGAGCTTCTACAACGTAGCGACCGAAGTGGCATCACTGGGCGTTGGCGCTGCCTACGGTGAGGACGCACTGCACGAGCAATCGCATGGTGAGTCATTTATGAGCTTGGTCACGCACCGCTTTCGTGGCAAAGGGCTTTACATCCTGGATGAACCGGAGGCGGCGCTATCACCATCGCGCCAGTTGTCACTGTTGAGCCGGTTGCACGACTTGGTTCGGGATGATTCGCAGATCATCATCGCCACGCATTCACCGATTCTGATGGCGTATCCAGACGCCTGGATCTACACACTCGGTGACCAAGGTCTAGAACGCGTACAGTACGAAGACACGGAGCATTTCCGGATCACCCGCGACTTCCTGAAGCATCCTGAGCGTTTTCTTCGGCAACTGCTGGAACCTTGA
- a CDS encoding sensor domain-containing protein, which translates to MSADKFKDPVRDAPSSEILDDALLRARNLLQVAGESDDRHKLQRTLSELVLLRSSILSAEARFRTLLDAVPDSVTVHDIDGRVVDGNQAACKQFGVSFERLLRMSVFDMNPDLSRHRMQEVFSRYQVGETFTVITQNVAADGRRFDVEVHSQIFRDGHDIRVLAVARDITERLRADLDLRASERRYRELFDVIDKGIVVYDANMQLKSINASGMRILNVGPEVLDQGKLGIESWQFVDEDGLPVEMNDLQPFRAMRSGEAIDTEVVGLYVPTRGGFDWFAMTSVPQYHDGADRPFQVITMFSDVTALKRDSLLFDQVQALAHIGGWECDFERDRVYFSEELRRLSDTEDDPATTWKAVLTLFAVSDAERLTQAAQQLQQTGLGFDLELRMQGRRGSRRWLRLIGQAQVRSNRVVGMYGTAQDISSRKRREDSLRQQALTDSLTGLSNRDAILGALTQAIDEAGSTDGPAILHLDLDRFKVINDLLGHAAGDGLLVAAAQRLRENCPEDCLLARFGSDEFMVLIARAQSTEAVLKQAEALASAFSQPFAHSGEEFSITVSIGIAFYPHDGATVQQLINHADAAMTEAKRRGRNTWQTFTPALARKLTDRLLIETQLRRALDNQEFYLHYQPQVDLRTGRIHGAEALLRWKSRILGELNPDLFIPHAETTGDIVPIGAWVIQEACRQLRAWRDAGLAIDRIAVNVSFRQFLSDNLPETVLSALNQYKLPGEALEIEITERVLIEDAPDTLANFNTLKGLGVALVIDDFGEGYSALNYLRKFPFSGVKISHTFMQGVPFNASDSAICQAMIQIAKSVGLAVIAEGVEHEVQRAFLIKHGTVLGQGFLFSQAVSPREFAELVRQQRST; encoded by the coding sequence ATGAGTGCAGACAAGTTCAAGGACCCGGTTCGCGATGCGCCCTCGAGCGAGATCCTGGACGACGCGTTGCTGCGCGCGCGGAATCTCCTGCAGGTCGCCGGCGAGTCGGATGATCGCCACAAGCTGCAACGAACGCTGAGCGAACTGGTGCTGTTGCGCAGTTCGATCCTGTCGGCCGAGGCGCGCTTTCGAACATTGCTTGACGCTGTCCCCGATTCAGTCACGGTGCACGACATTGATGGCCGCGTCGTCGACGGCAATCAGGCCGCGTGCAAGCAGTTTGGCGTGAGCTTTGAACGCTTGCTTAGGATGAGCGTGTTCGACATGAATCCAGACCTGTCCAGGCACCGCATGCAAGAGGTGTTTTCGCGGTATCAGGTTGGTGAAACATTCACCGTGATCACGCAGAATGTGGCCGCTGATGGCCGTCGGTTTGATGTCGAAGTGCATTCCCAGATCTTCCGCGATGGCCATGACATCCGCGTGCTGGCCGTTGCGCGTGACATTACCGAGCGCCTGCGTGCCGATCTCGATCTGCGTGCGTCGGAGCGGCGTTATCGCGAATTGTTTGATGTCATCGACAAAGGCATTGTGGTGTACGACGCCAACATGCAGCTGAAGTCGATCAACGCGAGCGGCATGCGGATTCTGAATGTCGGCCCGGAAGTCCTGGACCAAGGCAAGCTGGGCATCGAGAGCTGGCAGTTCGTCGACGAAGACGGCTTGCCCGTTGAGATGAACGATCTGCAGCCGTTCCGGGCGATGCGCAGTGGCGAGGCGATCGACACCGAAGTCGTCGGCCTTTATGTGCCGACGCGTGGCGGCTTTGACTGGTTTGCGATGACCTCGGTGCCGCAGTATCACGATGGCGCCGATCGGCCATTCCAGGTCATCACCATGTTCAGTGACGTGACCGCACTGAAGCGCGACTCGCTTCTATTCGACCAAGTCCAGGCATTGGCTCATATCGGTGGCTGGGAATGCGATTTCGAACGCGATCGCGTGTACTTCAGCGAAGAGCTGCGCCGCCTGAGCGATACCGAGGACGACCCGGCAACAACCTGGAAGGCCGTGCTGACGCTGTTTGCAGTGAGCGATGCCGAGCGCCTGACGCAAGCTGCGCAGCAACTGCAGCAGACCGGGCTCGGATTCGACCTGGAACTTCGTATGCAGGGTCGGCGCGGGAGCCGGCGCTGGCTCCGCCTGATCGGACAAGCACAAGTCCGCAGCAACCGCGTGGTGGGCATGTATGGCACCGCGCAAGACATTTCCTCAAGAAAGCGCCGGGAAGACAGCTTGCGCCAGCAAGCGCTGACCGACTCGCTGACGGGGCTCAGCAATCGCGATGCGATTCTGGGCGCCCTGACGCAGGCAATCGACGAGGCCGGCAGTACGGACGGTCCGGCGATCTTGCATCTCGATCTCGACCGGTTCAAGGTGATCAATGATCTCCTGGGCCACGCCGCGGGCGATGGCCTGCTGGTTGCGGCCGCCCAGCGGCTCCGCGAAAACTGTCCCGAAGACTGTCTGCTGGCCCGCTTCGGCAGCGATGAATTCATGGTGCTGATTGCCCGGGCACAAAGCACCGAGGCGGTGTTGAAGCAGGCGGAAGCGCTTGCCAGTGCGTTCTCGCAACCATTCGCGCACAGCGGTGAGGAATTTTCGATCACCGTTTCCATTGGCATCGCGTTTTATCCGCACGATGGCGCAACGGTGCAGCAGCTGATCAATCATGCCGATGCGGCGATGACCGAGGCGAAGCGTCGCGGCCGCAATACGTGGCAGACCTTCACGCCGGCTTTGGCGCGCAAACTGACCGATCGCCTGTTGATCGAAACCCAGCTTCGACGCGCGTTGGACAATCAGGAGTTCTACCTCCACTACCAGCCACAGGTCGACCTTCGCACCGGCCGCATTCATGGCGCCGAGGCGCTGCTGCGCTGGAAGAGTCGCATCCTTGGGGAGCTGAATCCGGATCTGTTCATTCCACACGCCGAAACGACGGGCGATATTGTGCCGATCGGCGCCTGGGTCATCCAGGAGGCGTGTCGACAATTGCGTGCCTGGCGAGACGCCGGCCTCGCTATTGATCGGATTGCCGTGAACGTGTCGTTCCGCCAATTTTTGAGCGACAACCTGCCCGAGACCGTGTTGTCTGCACTGAATCAGTACAAGCTGCCCGGCGAAGCGCTCGAAATCGAAATTACGGAGCGCGTACTCATCGAGGATGCGCCCGACACGCTGGCCAATTTCAATACGCTGAAAGGCCTCGGTGTGGCCCTGGTGATCGATGATTTCGGCGAGGGCTATTCGGCGCTGAACTATCTCCGCAAGTTTCCGTTCTCGGGCGTCAAGATCAGCCACACGTTCATGCAGGGCGTGCCGTTCAACGCCAGCGATTCGGCGATCTGTCAAGCGATGATCCAGATCGCCAAGAGCGTGGGTCTTGCCGTCATCGCCGAAGGCGTCGAGCACGAAGTGCAGCGCGCCTTCTTGATCAAACACGGCACCGTTCTGGGCCAAGGGTTTCTGTTTTCGCAGGCGGTGTCGCCACGCGAGTTTGCCGAACTGGTGCGCCAGCAACGCAGTACTTGA
- a CDS encoding nitroreductase family protein: MPTPSFVPLLSYQRLPEPEMLAQATAFAERMATRRTVRDFSTDPVPQAVIEQALRAAITAPSGANQQPWRFVAIKDPSIKKQIREAAEAEEREFYEHRAPDEWLAALAPLGTDAEKPFLERAPWLIAIFYERFGLDDQGEKVKRYYPHESVGLASGLLIAALHQAGLATLTHTPSPMGFLNDILGRGKNEMPYLLLVVGYPEPDCQVPNISRLPFETTVQFR; the protein is encoded by the coding sequence ATGCCCACGCCATCATTCGTACCGCTATTGTCGTACCAACGACTGCCCGAGCCCGAGATGCTCGCGCAGGCGACCGCGTTCGCCGAGCGTATGGCAACTCGTCGAACCGTGCGGGACTTCTCCACCGATCCGGTACCTCAGGCAGTGATCGAGCAAGCCCTGCGTGCCGCCATCACTGCACCCAGTGGCGCGAATCAGCAACCTTGGCGCTTTGTCGCGATCAAAGACCCCAGCATCAAGAAGCAGATTAGAGAGGCAGCCGAAGCCGAGGAGCGGGAGTTCTACGAACATCGCGCACCGGATGAATGGCTGGCGGCGCTGGCGCCGCTTGGTACCGATGCCGAGAAACCATTCCTGGAGCGGGCGCCGTGGTTGATTGCGATCTTCTACGAGCGCTTCGGTCTGGATGATCAAGGCGAGAAAGTGAAGCGCTACTATCCGCACGAATCCGTTGGTCTGGCGTCCGGGCTACTCATCGCGGCCCTGCATCAGGCCGGACTCGCGACACTCACGCACACACCGAGCCCGATGGGATTCTTGAACGACATTCTTGGTCGCGGCAAAAACGAGATGCCGTATCTGCTGTTGGTGGTGGGCTATCCGGAACCTGATTGCCAAGTGCCCAATATCTCGCGCCTGCCGTTTGAGACAACGGTGCAGTTTCGTTGA